One Pelodiscus sinensis isolate JC-2024 chromosome 24, ASM4963464v1, whole genome shotgun sequence DNA segment encodes these proteins:
- the PFAS gene encoding phosphoribosylformylglycinamidine synthase, with product MAEATAELRFYRRPDPGGCPASLLRSVQAVLGGVRALQLELCYNLNWTGLSHPSSQERQLMHWLFGCPFKPEDVATKSFLHPAPTDLLIEIGPRLNFSTPFSTNVVSVCRAVGLDCVDRVERSCRYLVQCAQRPTAPEEAALVAVLSDRMTEQRYEEPIRSFAVDTRPVPTHDIDLLQEGRTALERANQELGLAFDSWDLDFYTEYFQRIGRNPTSVECFDLAQSNSEHSRHWFFKGRLLVDGKEIEESLFESIMRTQESSNPNNVIKFSDNSSAIEGRTVCSLWPRDPSCPSPFEKKKSTRHVVFTAETHNFPTAVAPFSGATTGTGGRIRDVQCTGRGAHVIAGTAGYSFGNLQIPGYPLPWEDPTLPYPVNFARPLQVAIRASDGASDYGNKFGEPVLAGFSRSFGQRLPNGQRHEWIKPIMFSGGIGAIEDAHVNKERPEPGMLVVKVGGPVYRIGVGGGAASSIQVQGDNASELDFGAVQRGDPEMEQKMNRVLRGCVESGATNPICSLHDQGAGGNGNVLKELSEPAGAVIYASRFQLGDPTLSVLEIWGAEYQESNALLLRPTNTALLQRLGHRERCPVDIVGTITGDGQIVLVDDLKAPVTDVGLTQTNGKNHPVNLKLDGVLGKMPRKKFALTRKGPTLRPLTLPSELSVGNALERVLRLPAVASKRYLTNKVDRSVTGLVAQQQCVGPLHTPLADVAVVALSPFETVGAATALGEQPLKGLIDPGAGARLAVGEALTNLVFARITDLRDVKCSGNWMWAARQAGEGAALVDACRAMCTVMAQLGVAVDGGKDSLSMAARVGDDIVLAPGTLVVSAYAVCPDITATVTPDLKCPDGKGVLLYVDLSPKQHRLGGSALAQCYSQLGDCCPDLDSPDTLAACFRVTQQLLQESKVSAGHDVSDGGLVTCLLEMAFAGNCGLQAELEAPESSALEVLFAEELGLVLEVRSAVAEEVCRQYREAGVRCLPIGHTGPLGPQSMVRLRVNGQEELARPVADLRAIWEATSFQLERLQASPHCVEQEEQGLARRQGPTFTLSFDPKVQSPLLRHMVPPAPRVAILREEGSNGDREMVAAFVMAGFEAWDVTMQDLCAGKVTLDSFRGLVFVGGFSYADVLGSAKGWAASVTFNPRARAQFEAFHRRRDKFSLGVCNGCQLMALLGWVGAESPKSGPAGEAVRPGVLLAPNDSGRFESRFVALRIEESPAMMLRGMAGSTLGIWVAHGEGRMRFRSPEVLAAVTSGHLAPLRYVDDQGQPTQEYPQNPNGSPQGIAGLCSPDGRHLAMMPHPERCVLPWQWAWMPPSWRRTMEVSPWLRMFQNACEWCLRYPEGEP from the exons GTCTGTCGCACCCAAGCTCTCAAGAGAGACAGCTGATGCACTGGCTCTTTGGCTGCCCCTTCAAACCTGAAGATGTTGCCACAAAGTCCTTCCTGCACCCGGCACCCACTGACCTGCTGATAGAGATTGGGCCTCG GCTGAACTTTTCCACGCCGTTCTCTACCAATGTGGTGTCTGTGTGCCGAGCGGTGGGGCTGGACTGTGTTGACCGTGTGGAGCGCTCTTGCCGCTACCTGGTGCAG TGTGCCCAGCGCCCCACGGCTCCAGAGGAGGCAGCCCTGGTGGCAGTGCTGAGTGACCGGATGACAGAACAGCGCTATGAGGAGCCGATCCGCAGCTTTGCCGTGGACACTCGCCCTGTGCCCACCCACGACATAGACCTGCTACAGGAGGGGCGCACTGCGCTGGAGAGAGCCAACCAGGAgctgg GCCTGGCCTTTGACTCCTGGGACCTGGATTTCTACACTGAGTATTTCCAGAGAATCGGGCGCAACCCGACCAGCGTGGAGTGCTTCGACCTGGCCCAGTCCAACAG CGAGCACAGCCGACACTGGTTCTTCAAAGGGCGCCTCCTGGTGGACGGGAAGGAGATTGAGGAGTCGCTGTTCGAGTCTATCATGCGGACCCAGGAGAGCAGCAACCCCAACAACGTCATCAAGTTCTCGGACAACAGCAG TGCCAtcgagggaaggacagtgtgctCTCTGTGGCCCCGTGACCCATCCTGTCCTAGTccctttgaaaagaaaaaatcCACCCGGCACGTCGTCTTCACTGCAGAAACACACAACTTCCCCACCG CGGTGGCCCCATTCAGTGGCGCCACGACAGGGACAGGCGGGCGGATCCGGGATGTGCAGTGCACGGGACGCGGGGCCCACGTCATCGCTGGCACAGCCGGGTACAGCTTCGGAAACCTGCAAATCCCTG GCTACCCGCTGCCCTGGGAGGACCCGACACTGCCTTACCCTGTGAACTTCGCCCGCCCTCTGCAGGTGGCCATCAGGGCCAGCGATGGTGCCTCTGACTACGGCAACAAGTTTGGGGAACCTGTCCTGGCTG GGTTCTCCCGCTCCTTCGGCCAGCGGCTTCCCAATGGGCAGCGCCATGAGTGGATCAAGCCCATCATGTTCAGCGGGGGGATCGGTGCCATAGAAGATGCTCATGTGAACAAGGAGCGCCCCGAGCCTG GGATGCTGGTGGTGAAAGTGGGGGGGCCCGTGTACCGGATTGGAGTCGGGGGAGGTGCCGCCTCCTCCATCCAG GTGCAGGGGGACAACGCCAGTGAGCTGGATTTTGGGGCTGTGCAGCGGGGAGACCCCGAGATGGAGCAGAAGATGAACCGGGTGCTACGGGGCTGTGTGGAGAGTGGGGCCACCAACCCCATCTGCAGCCTCCACGACCAAGGAGCTGGGGGCAACG GAAATGTGCTGAAGGAGCTGAGTGAACCAGCTGGAGCTGTGATCTACGCCAGCCGCTTCCAG CTGGGTGACCCCACTCTGAGCGTGCTGGAGATCTGGGGGGCTGAGTACCAGGAGTCCAATGCCCTTCTGCTGCGCCCCACCAACACTGCGTTGCTGCAGCGCCTGGGTCACCGCGAGCGCTGCCCTGTGGACATTGTGGGCACCATCACCGGGGACGGACAG ATTGTGCTGGTGGATGACCTGAAGGCGCCGGTGACCGATGTGGGGCTGACGCAGACCAATGGGAAGAATCATCCAGTTAACCTGAAACTGGACGGGGTGCTGGGCAAGATGCCACGCAAG aaattTGCCTTAACCCGCAAAGGCCCAACTCTGCGCCCTCTGACCCTGCCCTCTGAGCTGAGTGTGGGGAACGCTCTGGAGCGGGTCCTGCGGCTGCCGGCCGTGGCCAGCAAACGCTACCTGACCAATAAG GTGGACCGGTCGGTGACGGGACTGGTGGCCCAGCAGCAGTGCGTGGGGCCCCTGCACACTCCCCTGGCCGACGTGGCTGTGGTGGCCCTGTCCCCCTTTGAGACAGTGGGGGCGGCCACAGCCCTCGGGGAGCAGCCACTCAAGGGCCTGATCGACCCAGGCGCAGGAGCccgcctggccgtgggtgaggcGCTCACCAACCTGGTCTTTGCTCGCATCACCGATCTGCGG gatgtAAAGTGCAGCGGGAACTGGATGTgggcagccaggcaggcaggcgagGGTGCAGCGCTGGTGGACGCCTGCAGGGCTATGTGCACTGTCATGGCCCAGCTGGGGGTGGCCGTGGATGGGGGCAAGGACTCGCTCAGCATGGCAGCTCGTGTGGGTGATGACATTGTCTTGGCACCTG GGACACTGGTCGTGTCGGCCTATGCTGTGTGTCCAGACATCACAGCCACTGTCACACCGGACCTCAAGTGCCCCGATGGCAAAG GGGTCCTGCTGTATGTGGACCTGAGCCCGAAACAACaccggctggggggcagtgccctGGCACAGTGCTACTCCCAGCTGGGGGATTGCTGCCCAGACTTGGACAGCCCGGACACCCTGGCAGCCTGCTTCCGCGtcacccagcagctgctgcaag AGTCAAAGGTGAGTGCGGGGCACGATGTGAGCGACGGGGGGCTGGTGACCTGTCTGCTGGAGATGGCCTTCGCTGGGAACTGCGGCCTCCAGGCTGAGCTGGAAGCACCTGAATCCAGTG CTCTTGAGGTGCTGTTTGCAGAGGAGCTGGGCCTGGTGCTGGAGGTGCGCAGCGCCGTGGCAGAAGAGGTCTGCAGACAGTACAGGGAGGCTGGAGTACGCTGCCTGCCCATCGGGCACACAGGGCCTCTGGGGCCCCAGTCCatg GTGCGGCTGCGGGTGAatgggcaggaggagctggcGCGGCCCGTGGCTGACCTGCGTGCCATCTGGGAGGCCACGAGCTTCCAGCTGGAGCGGCTGCAGGCGTCACCCCACTGtgtggagcaggaggagcaggggctggcacGGCGCCAGGGGCCCACCTTCACCCTGAGCTTTGACCCCAAGGTTCAGTCCCCACTGCTGCGCCACATGG TCCCGCCAGCCCCCCGTGTGGCCATCCTGCGTGAGGAGGGCAGCAACGGGGACCGGGAGATGGTTGCAGCCTTTGTCATGGCTGGGTTCGAG gcttGGGACGTGACCATGCAGGACCTGTGTGCAGGGAAGGTGACTCTGGACTCGTTTCGGGGACTCGTCTTTGTGGGGGGCTTCAGTTATGCGGACGTCCTGGGGTCTGCCAAAG GATGGGCGGCTTCGGTGACCTTCAACCCTCGGGCACGGGCCCAGTTTGAGGCATTTCACCGGCGCAGAGACAAGTTCAGCCTGGGCGTGTGCAACGGCTGCCAGCTGATGGCGCTGCTGGGCTGGGTAGGAGCTGAGAGCCCCAAGAGCGGGCCTGCAG GTGAAGCTGTCCGTCCCGGGGTGCTGCTGGCCCCCAACGATTCGGGCCGGTTTGAGTCGCGTTTTGTGGCGCTGCGAATTGAGGAGAGCCCGGCGATGATGCTACGGGGCATGGCTGGCTCCACCCTGGGCATCTGGGTGGCCCACGGAGAAG gtcggATGCGGTTCCGCTCGCCCGAGGTGCTGGCTGCAGTGACGTCAGGGCACCTGGCCCCGCTGCGCTATGTGGacgaccagggccagcccacccAGGAGTACCCCCAGAATCCCAACGGCTCCCCGCAGGGCATCgcagggctctgctcccctgACGGGCGCCACCTGGCTATGATGCCCCACCCCGAGCGCTGCGTGTTGCCCTGGCAGTGGGCTTGGATGCCACCCAGCTGGCGCCGCACCATGGAGGTCTCACCCTGGCTCCGCATGTTCCAGAATGCTTGCGAGTGGTGCCTGCGCTACCCCGAAGGGGAGCCCTGA